One Mesorhizobium loti genomic window carries:
- a CDS encoding Carbonate dehydratase, whose translation MRSFFGVLLASGMVSAPAFGDDIGGPMKQFGLMGAWSSDCSRESSQPKMDRVTFAAPSGGGATATILDKHGGVLVTTVDQVTESALVASDEIGIGLHPVTVTRSDGKTASQHDYDSMHLVFQKVGARIEVVRVQFEGLPEIQRSAFFEKCPN comes from the coding sequence GTGCGCAGCTTTTTCGGGGTTCTCCTGGCATCCGGTATGGTTTCAGCGCCAGCCTTTGGCGATGACATCGGCGGGCCCATGAAACAATTTGGCCTCATGGGAGCGTGGTCGTCGGATTGCAGCAGGGAATCTTCTCAACCGAAGATGGATAGGGTTACGTTTGCGGCGCCGTCCGGCGGAGGGGCGACGGCGACCATCCTGGACAAGCACGGCGGAGTGTTGGTTACCACTGTCGATCAAGTCACTGAATCGGCACTCGTTGCCAGCGACGAAATCGGCATAGGCCTCCACCCCGTAACGGTCACCCGATCAGACGGCAAAACAGCATCCCAACACGACTACGACAGCATGCATCTTGTTTTTCAGAAGGTTGGAGCAAGGATCGAGGTGGTTCGGGTTCAGTTCGAAGGCCTGCCGGAAATCCAACGATCAGCTTTTTTCGAGAAATGCCCGAACTAG